The nucleotide window GCCAGTTCAGCCTCAACATCGCTCATCAGCCCGTCGAGTTCTTTCTTCCCTTCTTCCGCATTCTTGGAGTAGGTGGCTGCATTTTCAGGATCAAGAGCGGACAGATCGGCGGCAATTACGTCCAGCCATACGCGCGCATTCTGCGGATCAAGCCAGGCGTGCGGGTCGTGACCGTGGTGGTCATGGTCGTCATGGTCATGTTCATGGGCCTCTTGCTCATGGGCCTCTTGCTCATGGGCCTCGTGCTCATGGGCCTCGTGATCGTGGTCCTCATCTCCGTGACTATGGCTGTGCTTTTCAAAGGTGGCGCCTTCACGGAACGCGAGCTCGGTCGTGCCTTCCGTTTCCATGAGTTCAACGGACTTCGCGTTGGCAGCAAGAGAGTCAATCGAACGTTCCAGCCAAGGCTCCAAGGCTTCTCCAACCCAGAAGACAGCATCGGCATTCTGAAGAGCCTCAGCCTCGGCGGGGCGAAGCGAATAACCATGCGGTGACGCACCTTGCTGAACGATCAGATCCGGGGTACCAACGCCCTTCATGACCTGGGCAACCAGTGAATGAACAGGGGGAATATCAACCGCAACGGAAGGCACTTCGGCGTAGGCGGCCGTAGAGAAAAGGAACACTGAAAAGGCAGAGCTCAGCAATGTTTTACGCATAAGGTTTCTCCATCATATTGTGAATTACGGCCATTAGATGTATATGTAATGTTATAACATTGCAATATGGAAGCGGGAAAGAAGTCACATAGACATGGTTGGATCTGGTTCGCACGATCATGATGCGTGCAAAGCCTCACTGCTCGCGGCGGCGGAGGCGGTTTGCGATATTCATGATTTACAAAAGCTGCGGGTCAATCGTCGAGATCCAGCTCGCATTCCCTCAGACTGTTCTGGGCAAAGCAAACCGGTCTACAGGCTTCAAAATAGAGAACACCATCGTGGAAGCAGAGGGCATCTGCCCCAACTGCGTCGATACGGGAGCTGCATGAAACTCATCGAAATAGAAAACCTGACCGTTCAGTTGGGCGGGCACACCGCACTGAGTGATGTCAATCTCACCATCAACGCGGGCGAAATCGTGACCATTGTCGGTCCCAACGGGTCAGGGAAATCCACCTTGCTGCGGACCATCATTGGCGCTCTGTCGCAAAGCAAGGGGAAAGTGCACCTTCGTGAGGGGCTTCGCATCGGCTATGTGCCCCAGCGTCTATACATTGATCCGACCTTGCCCATGACCGTGAAGCGCTTTCTCTGTTTGCCGCGCAAGGTGACCAATTTGGAAATCGAGGACGCCCTCACGAAAGCCAATGTGCCCGAGCTCGCGAACCGGCAAATGACCCGCCTGTCTGGTGGGCAGTTCCAACGCGTGCTTCTGGCCCGAGCCTTGCTGGAGCGGCCGGAACTGCTGATCCTTGATGAAGCCACGCAAGGTCTGGATCAGGCGGGCTCCGCCGACTTCTATCGCGAGATTGCCCAGACGCGCGATCAAAGCGGGTGTGCCGTGCTGATGGTCAGTCATGATCTGCACGTTGTCATGAGTGCAAGTGATCGGGTCATCTGCCTGAACGGCCATGTCTGTTGCGAGGGAGAGCCTGAGCATGTGGCCTCTGCGCCGGAATACCGTGCCCTGTTTGGGGAAGGCACAAAGGGCGCTCTTGCTCTTTACCGACACCATCATCATGAGCACCACACCAAACAAACCGAAGAATCCGAGGCAGCCGAATAATGCTTGATGATTTCATGATAAGAGCCGCCTTGGCTGGCCTTGGCGTCGCCATTGCAGCCGCGCCGCTGGGGTGCTTCGTTGTGTGGCGGAAAATGGTCTATTTCGGGGATGCAACAGCCCATGCCGCGATCCTAGGTGTGGCGATCTCGCTGGCGCTCTCCATATCGATTTTTGCCGGCGTGCTGACTGTGTCGATCCTGATGGCCCTGACGGTCTCGACATTGGGCGGGCGAAGCTATGCCATGGACACTCTGCTTGGTGTGATGGCGCATTCCGCTCTGGCACTGGGGCTGGTTGCCGTCTCGTTCCTCTCCGGGATACGCATTGACCTGATGGCTTACCTGTTTGGTGACATTCTGGCGGTAAGCCGCATAGACCTTG belongs to uncultured Cohaesibacter sp. and includes:
- a CDS encoding zinc ABC transporter substrate-binding protein encodes the protein MRKTLLSSAFSVFLFSTAAYAEVPSVAVDIPPVHSLVAQVMKGVGTPDLIVQQGASPHGYSLRPAEAEALQNADAVFWVGEALEPWLERSIDSLAANAKSVELMETEGTTELAFREGATFEKHSHSHGDEDHDHEAHEHEAHEQEAHEQEAHEHDHDDHDHHGHDPHAWLDPQNARVWLDVIAADLSALDPENAATYSKNAEEGKKELDGLMSDVEAELADVKDKHFVVFHDAYQYFEHRFGLSATGSIRLGDASDPSPARIEEIHDKVAKLNVTCVFAEPQFNRGLIDTVFEGTDAKVGVLDPLGSDLTLGEGLYPELIRNLAKNLKSCF
- a CDS encoding metal ABC transporter ATP-binding protein; amino-acid sequence: MKLIEIENLTVQLGGHTALSDVNLTINAGEIVTIVGPNGSGKSTLLRTIIGALSQSKGKVHLREGLRIGYVPQRLYIDPTLPMTVKRFLCLPRKVTNLEIEDALTKANVPELANRQMTRLSGGQFQRVLLARALLERPELLILDEATQGLDQAGSADFYREIAQTRDQSGCAVLMVSHDLHVVMSASDRVICLNGHVCCEGEPEHVASAPEYRALFGEGTKGALALYRHHHHEHHTKQTEESEAAE